In Arsenicicoccus sp. oral taxon 190, the following are encoded in one genomic region:
- a CDS encoding YccF domain-containing protein: MRLLLNLIWVVFCGFWLWLTYILAGIIACVFIVTIPIGVASFRMASYALWPFGRAVVPTPGAGPVSGVANVVWFLVAGWWLALGHLTTAVAQALTIVGIPLAVANLKLIPVTLFPYGKQIVDARMIPAAQRPLHSL; this comes from the coding sequence GTGCGGTTGCTGCTCAACCTGATCTGGGTGGTGTTCTGCGGTTTCTGGCTGTGGCTCACCTACATCCTCGCGGGCATCATCGCCTGCGTCTTCATCGTCACCATCCCCATCGGCGTCGCGTCGTTCCGCATGGCGAGCTACGCGCTGTGGCCGTTCGGGCGGGCGGTCGTCCCGACGCCTGGCGCGGGGCCGGTGTCGGGGGTGGCCAACGTCGTGTGGTTCCTGGTCGCGGGGTGGTGGCTCGCCCTGGGGCACCTGACCACGGCGGTCGCCCAGGCCCTCACGATCGTCGGGATCCCGCTCGCGGTCGCCAACCTCAAGCTGATTCCCGTGACGCTGTTCCCCTACGGCAAGCAGATCGTGGACGCGCGGATGATCCCGGCGGCCCAGCGACCGCTGCACTCGCTCTGA
- a CDS encoding gluconokinase yields MSGPAFEIAVEQAQQPIVLALDVGSTASRGALYDAAGRPAGRRAKRPHAFTTAADGTSTIDPDQVVAELTEIVEELLDQLGATPVGGVAIDTFASSLVGVAADGSPLTPCITYADARCAGEVAVLRGRLDEADVQQRTGTRIHTSYLAPRLRWLAQEHPDVAAQVHRWMSLGEYVLHRLIGTAGPGTSTAAWTGLLDRRTGEWDEQLLEVAGVSAEQLGTPRDPSDTLTPVVDVGGRWPALAEARWFAPITDGFASNLGNGATGPDTVVASLATSGAMRVLIDGAPEALPTGLWNYRVDDRRSLVGGALNDVGRAVSWAEETLRLPEERDELDAILRAAPDPDTPLVLPFLTGERSTGWAGGARAALTGLTVSHRAPEVFRALMEGVALSYARLVVQLEEAAGAPDRLLASGRVGQDLPGLFALLAHAVGKPVTPVTIKRVTLHGTALHALEVLAPDVERATPTTGPTEAPEPRATRHFAERLARFEELYGAIVAPTPRP; encoded by the coding sequence ATGAGCGGACCGGCGTTCGAGATCGCCGTCGAGCAGGCGCAGCAGCCGATCGTCCTGGCCCTGGACGTGGGCTCGACGGCCAGCCGCGGCGCGCTCTACGACGCGGCGGGACGTCCGGCGGGCAGGCGCGCCAAGCGGCCTCACGCCTTCACCACCGCGGCGGACGGCACCTCCACGATCGATCCCGACCAGGTGGTCGCCGAGCTGACGGAGATCGTCGAGGAGCTGCTCGACCAGCTGGGTGCCACCCCGGTCGGGGGCGTCGCCATCGACACCTTCGCCTCGTCGCTGGTCGGCGTCGCCGCGGACGGCTCGCCGCTCACCCCCTGCATCACGTATGCCGACGCCCGCTGCGCCGGTGAGGTCGCCGTCCTGCGCGGCCGGCTGGACGAGGCGGACGTGCAGCAGCGCACCGGCACCCGCATCCACACGAGCTATCTCGCGCCCCGGCTGCGGTGGCTCGCTCAGGAGCACCCCGACGTCGCGGCGCAGGTGCACCGATGGATGTCGTTGGGGGAGTATGTCCTTCACCGCCTCATCGGCACCGCGGGCCCGGGCACGTCGACGGCCGCGTGGACCGGTCTGCTCGACCGGCGGACGGGGGAGTGGGACGAGCAGCTGCTCGAGGTCGCCGGGGTGAGCGCCGAGCAGCTGGGCACGCCCCGGGACCCCAGCGACACCCTGACCCCGGTCGTCGACGTGGGCGGGCGCTGGCCGGCCCTCGCGGAGGCTCGGTGGTTCGCCCCGATCACCGACGGTTTTGCCAGCAACCTCGGCAACGGTGCGACGGGTCCCGACACGGTGGTGGCCAGCCTCGCCACGAGCGGGGCGATGCGCGTCCTGATCGACGGCGCCCCCGAGGCGCTGCCGACCGGGCTGTGGAACTACCGCGTCGACGACCGCCGCTCGCTCGTGGGCGGCGCGCTCAACGACGTGGGCCGCGCCGTGAGCTGGGCCGAGGAGACCCTGCGGCTGCCCGAGGAGCGCGACGAGCTGGACGCGATCCTGCGTGCCGCCCCCGATCCCGACACCCCCTTGGTGCTGCCGTTCCTCACCGGCGAGAGGTCGACCGGGTGGGCCGGGGGAGCCCGTGCGGCCCTGACGGGGCTGACGGTCTCGCACCGGGCACCGGAGGTCTTCCGCGCCCTGATGGAGGGGGTTGCGCTGAGCTACGCCCGCCTCGTGGTCCAGCTCGAGGAGGCGGCCGGTGCGCCCGATCGCCTCCTGGCGAGCGGCCGGGTGGGGCAGGACCTGCCGGGGCTGTTCGCCCTGCTCGCGCACGCCGTCGGCAAGCCCGTGACCCCGGTGACGATCAAGCGGGTCACCCTGCACGGCACCGCGCTGCACGCCCTCGAGGTGCTCGCGCCCGACGTCGAGCGCGCCACCCCGACCACGGGCCCCACCGAGGCGCCCGAACCGCGGGCCACCCGACACTTCGCCGAGCGGCTCGCGCGGTTCGAGGAGCTCTACGGCGCGATCGTCGCCCCGACGCCGCGCCCCTGA
- a CDS encoding regulatory protein RecX: MPHPTAPRQGSWSGAASWDDTPDDGPAPVSPPPAAAPSVTSAASADEAPPDRLERAREALARAESGAAAPTAGVPDFLPPDAAAAPAGWDDLRAEHRGDRRSETRPTETRRDEHARDEHPRYESPRYESPRDQADRVRPGQRGKPQRDKAGQRGRAEDPPGDGAAAVDAEPDHEDVARQIVLRQLALAPRSRAQLETKLRQRGCPEEVMARVLDRMTEVGLVDDAAYAAMLVRSQQATKGLATRALAHELRKKGIDKDLADAALDEVDPEEERRRARELVDKKLRTMGGLAVEVQTRRLAGMLARKGYGSTVAYAVIRDAIADAPEHQRD, translated from the coding sequence ATGCCGCACCCCACCGCCCCGCGGCAGGGCAGCTGGAGCGGGGCCGCCTCCTGGGACGACACCCCGGACGACGGCCCCGCTCCCGTCTCGCCGCCGCCTGCGGCCGCTCCGTCGGTCACCAGCGCAGCCTCGGCTGACGAGGCGCCGCCCGACAGGTTGGAGCGCGCCCGGGAGGCGCTGGCGCGGGCCGAGTCCGGGGCTGCGGCGCCGACCGCCGGCGTCCCGGACTTCCTGCCGCCAGACGCCGCCGCGGCCCCGGCCGGCTGGGACGACCTGCGCGCCGAGCACCGGGGCGACCGCCGCAGCGAGACCCGCCCCACCGAGACCCGTCGGGACGAGCACGCGCGGGACGAGCACCCGCGGTACGAGTCCCCGCGGTACGAGTCCCCGCGGGACCAGGCCGATCGGGTCAGGCCCGGTCAGCGGGGCAAGCCCCAGCGGGACAAGGCCGGTCAGCGCGGTCGTGCCGAGGACCCGCCGGGCGACGGTGCCGCGGCCGTCGACGCCGAGCCGGACCACGAGGACGTCGCCCGGCAGATCGTGCTGCGTCAGCTCGCCCTGGCTCCGCGCAGCCGTGCGCAGCTGGAGACCAAGCTCCGCCAGCGTGGCTGCCCCGAGGAGGTCATGGCGCGGGTGCTGGACCGCATGACCGAGGTCGGCCTCGTCGACGACGCGGCCTACGCCGCGATGCTGGTCCGCTCCCAGCAGGCCACCAAGGGCCTGGCCACGCGGGCGTTGGCGCACGAGCTGCGCAAGAAGGGGATCGACAAGGACCTGGCCGACGCGGCCCTCGACGAGGTCGACCCGGAGGAGGAGCGTCGGCGGGCCCGCGAGCTGGTCGACAAGAAGCTGCGCACCATGGGCGGCCTGGCGGTGGAGGTCCAGACGCGCCGGCTCGCGGGCATGCTGGCGCGCAAGGGCTACGGCTCGACCGTGGCCTACGCCGTCATCCGCGACGCCATCGCCGATGCGCCCGAGCACCAGCGCGACTGA
- a CDS encoding MarR family winged helix-turn-helix transcriptional regulator, with the protein MGASQVPTDSYGKEEQRWVASIPGGADAASEGVRQRLGRVARQYERVLATVAAEHDLSVGDWEALSVLARSDEGSVTPGRMGEVLGLTSGTVSERIERLVRGGLVEPVEGADGRRRPVRLTAAGAAAWGAATRRRVETEAELLEEALDPGDVATLNTLLGRLLARLEAEFGPAPRHDMTRGRPGGAGSAYGLGRGEVRRAGG; encoded by the coding sequence ATGGGTGCTTCACAGGTCCCCACGGACTCGTACGGGAAGGAGGAGCAGCGGTGGGTCGCGAGCATCCCCGGGGGCGCCGACGCCGCCTCGGAGGGGGTGCGGCAACGCCTCGGCCGCGTCGCGCGGCAGTACGAGCGCGTGCTCGCCACCGTCGCGGCCGAGCACGACCTGAGCGTGGGTGACTGGGAGGCGCTCTCGGTCCTGGCGCGGTCCGACGAGGGCAGCGTGACGCCGGGACGGATGGGAGAGGTGCTCGGGCTCACGTCGGGCACCGTCAGCGAGCGGATCGAGCGGTTGGTCCGGGGGGGTCTCGTCGAGCCGGTAGAGGGAGCGGACGGCCGGCGGCGTCCGGTCCGGCTCACCGCGGCCGGTGCGGCGGCGTGGGGGGCGGCCACGCGGCGGCGGGTGGAGACCGAGGCGGAGCTGCTGGAGGAGGCGCTCGACCCCGGCGACGTGGCCACGTTGAACACCCTGCTGGGACGACTCCTCGCGCGCCTGGAGGCGGAGTTCGGCCCGGCCCCCCGCCACGACATGACCAGGGGCAGACCGGGCGGCGCGGGGTCGGCATACGGGCTCGGCCGTGGCGAGGTGCGACGCGCCGGCGGTTAG
- a CDS encoding MFS transporter, with amino-acid sequence MSSRPDLRWLLPGFVAVALVCRLPITSLPPALATISRELRLTPTLAGLTTTLPLVCFGLFAFVTPFLVARWGTERTLLAATALTTAGVVVRSLPTTPTFYLGTIALGLGIAVMNVVLPAVVRSRFPDQVPQRMSLYTVCMISGASAAAAATAPLLQHGLSWSWTLAIWTLPLTAALVMWGFATREVTRHPTGGHVAAPQPPTGMAHVVRRPRTWWTAAFMGLQSLCFYLPLTWLPAILRSHGVSPATAGVMLGVYMGLGIPGSFLGPRMATHRRATGVLAAFFAAYALGVVALLGSAATALLGVVVMGFGQGAGIAIALTFIAQQRDPHDVPAVSAFAQGTGFLLAAVGPVTAGAVYQATGSWTVPVLLILAVALAQAASGLVLSRPAPACGAYPG; translated from the coding sequence GTGTCCTCTCGCCCTGACCTGCGCTGGCTGCTGCCCGGTTTCGTCGCGGTGGCGCTCGTGTGCCGCCTGCCGATCACGAGCCTGCCGCCGGCGCTGGCCACCATCAGCCGCGAGCTCAGGCTCACGCCGACGCTCGCGGGGCTGACCACCACCCTCCCGCTCGTCTGCTTCGGGCTGTTCGCGTTCGTCACGCCGTTCCTCGTGGCGCGGTGGGGGACCGAGCGGACGCTCCTGGCCGCCACCGCCCTCACCACGGCCGGCGTGGTGGTGCGCAGCCTGCCCACCACGCCGACGTTCTACCTCGGGACGATCGCCCTGGGGCTCGGCATCGCGGTGATGAACGTCGTGCTCCCTGCCGTCGTCCGCAGCCGGTTCCCGGACCAGGTGCCGCAGCGGATGAGCCTCTACACGGTCTGCATGATCAGCGGCGCCTCGGCCGCGGCGGCCGCCACCGCCCCGCTGCTGCAGCACGGCCTGTCCTGGTCGTGGACGCTGGCCATCTGGACCCTCCCCCTCACCGCGGCGCTGGTGATGTGGGGGTTCGCCACGCGCGAGGTGACCCGGCACCCCACCGGCGGCCACGTCGCCGCCCCGCAGCCCCCGACCGGGATGGCCCACGTGGTGCGCCGCCCCCGCACCTGGTGGACGGCGGCGTTCATGGGCCTGCAGTCGCTGTGCTTCTACCTGCCGCTCACCTGGCTGCCGGCGATCCTGCGCAGCCACGGGGTCTCCCCGGCCACCGCGGGCGTCATGCTCGGCGTCTACATGGGCCTCGGGATCCCCGGCAGCTTCCTCGGACCGCGTATGGCGACCCACCGCCGCGCCACTGGGGTCCTCGCGGCGTTCTTCGCGGCCTACGCACTCGGTGTCGTCGCGCTCCTCGGCAGCGCCGCCACCGCCCTGCTCGGTGTCGTCGTCATGGGTTTCGGGCAGGGGGCGGGGATCGCGATCGCGCTCACCTTCATCGCCCAGCAGCGCGACCCGCACGACGTGCCCGCGGTGTCGGCCTTCGCGCAGGGCACGGGCTTCCTGCTGGCGGCGGTCGGACCGGTGACGGCCGGCGCGGTCTACCAGGCCACCGGCAGCTGGACCGTGCCGGTGCTGCTCATCCTCGCCGTCGCCCTCGCGCAGGCGGCGAGCGGTCTGGTGCTGTCGCGACCGGCCCCCGCCTGCGGGGCCTATCCTGGATGA
- a CDS encoding SDR family NAD(P)-dependent oxidoreductase — MRERGRGTIVQMSSVGGVTANPGHAIYATSKFALEGMSEALASEVAALGIRVLVVEPGPFRTEFAGRSMAFSTPLAAYAGTPAGALRERFREQDGRQPNDPRRAASIIVRAVDDPDAPLRLPLGPEAVDRIRDKLTRQLADLERWAPTGRLTRFDDAGAASEA, encoded by the coding sequence ATGCGGGAGCGCGGCAGAGGCACCATCGTCCAGATGTCGTCCGTCGGCGGCGTCACCGCCAACCCCGGGCACGCGATCTACGCGACGTCGAAGTTCGCCCTCGAGGGCATGTCCGAGGCGCTGGCGTCGGAGGTCGCGGCACTCGGGATCCGCGTCCTCGTCGTCGAGCCGGGGCCGTTCCGGACCGAGTTCGCGGGGCGGTCGATGGCCTTCTCGACCCCGCTCGCCGCGTATGCCGGGACTCCGGCCGGGGCCCTGCGCGAGCGGTTTCGCGAGCAGGACGGCCGCCAGCCCAACGACCCCCGCCGGGCCGCCTCGATCATCGTCCGCGCCGTCGACGACCCCGACGCGCCGCTGCGCCTGCCGCTCGGGCCCGAGGCCGTTGACCGGATCCGCGACAAGCTGACCCGCCAGCTCGCGGACCTGGAGCGGTGGGCTCCCACGGGGCGTCTGACCCGCTTCGACGACGCGGGTGCCGCGTCCGAGGCATGA